In Geotalea uraniireducens, the genomic window TGGGCTTTGCGCATGGGATCAGTCCCTCACGTTGGTTGTAGTTTCCGCCGCCAGGATCAGCAGCGCGTTGATCACCGCGGCGGCAACGGTGGAGCCCCCCTTGCGGCCACGGTTGGTGATGAAGGGGATTTCCGGCCGTTCCCGCTCCAGGGTGAGGAGCGCCTCCTTGCTCTCGGCGGCGCCGACGAAGCCGACCGGCAGGCCGACGATCAACCCCGGCCGGATCCCTTCCTTGCGGATCAGCCGGAGCAGTTCGAAAAGGGCAGTCGGGGCGTTGCCGATGACGAAGATACCGTTGGCCGAGTCCGCCGCCCCGGCGCGCATCGCCAGGATCGAGCGGGTCACCCCCGCCTCCCGGGCGGCGCGGGCCACCGCCGGATCGGCGACGAAGCAGGACGTCCGGATGCCGAACTGGGCCAGCCGCGGCTTGGCGATCCCGGCCAGGGCCATCGTCGTATCGGTGACGATCCCCCGCCCGGCCCGCAGCGCCGCCACCCCGCCGGCCACCGCCCCGGCCGAGAAGACCATCGACCGGGCATAATCGAAATCGGCGCTGGTATGGATCGCCCGGCGCACTACCGCCCACTCGGCCGGCGGCCAGGGGTGCGGCCCCACCTCGGCATCGATGAGCCGGAACGATTCGGCCTCGATCTCTTCGGGGCGCAGGTGGACCGACATCAATGCCACCCCGTGGCCGTCAAGGCCTCGGCGATCCGGTCGACCGCCACCTCGGCCAGCTTGCGGTGCACTCCCAGATGCCCCCCCATGGCGAACGCCACCTGCGGATAGCGCCGCCGTGCCTCGGCCATCTCCTCGGGCAGGTCTTCCTGGACGTGGGCGCCGACAAAGAGGAAATAGGGCATCAGCAGCACCCGTTCCGCCCCCTGGGCGACACAGGCGTCGATCCCCTGCTGAATGTTCGGCAGATGCTGCTCGCGGAACGACACCTCGACGATCTCGTAGCCGGTGATCTCCCGGACCATGGCGGCAATCTCCCGCACGGCGTCGTTCGCCGCGGCAATGCGGCTGCCGTGGGCCATCAACAGTATTGCGGTTTTCATGTATTCTCCTTTGTATGCGGGGCTCCCGCCAGCCCGACCAGTTCGACGATCTCCCGCCGCGCCTCGCCAATGGTCAGCGGCAGACGCGGGAACGGCAACCGGTCCTGGTGCTTGAGCCGGTAGATCAGTTCGGCGATATGGGGGAGACGCAGCTTGACGTTCTCCAGTTCGGCCGGGGCGGTGAAGACCTCCTCCGGCGGGCCGCTCCGAACGACCCGACCGCGACTCAGAATATGGAGCCGGTCGAGAAAGAGCGGCACCAGGTCGACGCTGTGGGTGGCCATAACGATGGTCACGCCGTTCTCCCGATTGAGCCGCAACAGCAGCTCCATCATCCGGTATTCCCCCATCGGGTCGAGACCGGCGGTCGGTTCGTCGAGCAGCAGGGTGC contains:
- a CDS encoding precorrin-8X methylmutase — its product is MSVHLRPEEIEAESFRLIDAEVGPHPWPPAEWAVVRRAIHTSADFDYARSMVFSAGAVAGGVAALRAGRGIVTDTTMALAGIAKPRLAQFGIRTSCFVADPAVARAAREAGVTRSILAMRAGAADSANGIFVIGNAPTALFELLRLIRKEGIRPGLIVGLPVGFVGAAESKEALLTLERERPEIPFITNRGRKGGSTVAAAVINALLILAAETTTNVRD
- a CDS encoding sirohydrochlorin chelatase; the encoded protein is MKTAILLMAHGSRIAAANDAVREIAAMVREITGYEIVEVSFREQHLPNIQQGIDACVAQGAERVLLMPYFLFVGAHVQEDLPEEMAEARRRYPQVAFAMGGHLGVHRKLAEVAVDRIAEALTATGWH